The DNA window TTTATCACATTTACCGTTATCTTACTGACTCTTTTAATTCAGGGGCTTACGCTTCCGTATTTTATTAAACGTTCCAAACTCTTTGATTATGGCAGGGAACTGTCTGAAGATGATGCAAAGATGAAAGTAAAAAACCACCTTGTGGTAGAAACGATACGGGTGCTGAAAGAGAAACAAAAAAAAGGTCTCTATAACGATCCTCATCTGCAAAAAATGATTGATCAGTGGGAATATAAAATAAGTCAACCTGAGCATTTGAGAATGACAGAATCTGCCAAACAAAATTATTTAGAACTATTGGAAGGTCAACGCCAGTTCGTAGCAGGCCTCAAGGATGATCCTGAATTACACGAAGAATATATAAACTGGCAAATCTATCAGATCGATTTAGAAGAAGAACGGATAAGACTTTTATAATAGAATATCCAATCATTGATTGGATATTTTGGTTTATCGTTATTAAATTTCATTTAAATATTCATCCGTGTTTTTAACCGTAGAATAAAAGTAGCTTAATGCTGCCAGGAAAGATTTGTGTACTTCGCCAGCCGCGACATTTTGCCCTTGGATCTCGAGATCTTTTGTTGCACAGGCATCACCAATTAACGTACAGGTAAAATCAAAATCTTTTGCTGCTCTGGTCGTTGAATCAACACACATATGTGTCATCATACCGCAAATGACCAATTCTATGATCTCATTTGTTCTGAGATACTCGAGCAAGTCTGTTTGATGAAAGCTGTTAGGGTAATTTTTAACAATTATTTTCTCTCCATCTATTGGGGTTACATTTTCATGGATCTCGACACCTTTAGTATGGGGGATGAAAAATGTCGAGCCGGCTCTGGTTGAAAAATGTTGAACATGAATAACAGGAAGTGATTTCCTCCTGAAATTCTCCAATAATTTTTTAGCATTTACACTCGCTTCAAGGCTTCCCTGTAAAGCGTTGGCACCGCCCTCAAAATAATCATTTTGAAGGTCTATGATAAGTAATGCTTTTTTATCTTCCATTTTGTTAATCGTATTTTTTATTAGATATGTGTATTGCTAGTCTGTATAAAATGCAAACATTTTATTTACTTTCCCTTCTTCATTTAAAAACATAACCTCCATTGCTTTTTTATTCATGATTGATTGATAATAGAGTGCAATAGAATTAATCCCGTACGTTACTTCATAAAGCTCAAAATGCAAGTCCGGCACTTTTTCCAGGGCTTTCTCCCAATACCTTTTAACAGCTTCTTTTCCTTTCAACGTATCCTCACCAGAAGTAAATGTTTTGATCATGGGCGTTGTGATCTCAATATCATCAGCGTAATGACTTAGTATATCCTCCAAATCATGAGAGTTCCAGGAATTAATCCACTGAGCGGCAAAGTTCTTAATATCCATTATAAGGTTTTTTAATAGATGTGATTTTAATTGACTAATTTGAAGGACCAGAAAGTTTAACAAAGCTTACATCATCTAAAATAATCGCTCCTTCAGGACTCTTATCAAAAATAAAAGAAATAGACTTCAGACTGTTTAAATCCATTGTTGGATATTTTTTTTGAAGGATATCAAGATCAAAATAGAAATAATCCGGAATTGATTCTGCATCTCCATTATCATTAAAAAAGCTAAACTTGGTCAGGTTCTTTTTCAGCTGAGGTTGCAATGGAGCGCATTCACTCAAAAGAAAACGAACATGTGTGCCTTTTTGATCTGTAAGCTCAATACTAAAGTCGATCGCCTGTTTTTGCTGATCTCCTTTTACAGGATTTTCCTTTTTATCTTTTTTGTTCTTTTGTTCCTTTTTAGGTGCTACAGAAGGCTCATCACTTTCTGCCAGATTGAATGCCAATGCTCGTCCTTTTAAATCCTGACCAATATTTTCATTAAAATTAAAGGTATATCTGCCCGGTTTATTTGATGTTTCTTTATGATTCCAGCCGATATAGGCTGCCCTGGAAATCTCACTATTCCAGATCAGCTTCTGTTGTGCTTCTCTCCATAAGGTTAGATTTTCTATGTTAATGCTTACACCCTGTAAGGTTGTAGTAGATAAATTAAGATCTTCCTCATAACGGGCAACAAATAGAGTCTCACTATTTTCAAATTGATTGAAATAAATATGATTGGGAAGCCATTTACGACCATAACGGTAATCAACAAAAAGAGGTTTATATACCATTTCTCCTTTTAGATTCACATCTAAAAATGCACTGATATAGACTTTGGCAATCTGTTGCTGTTCCTTTTCAGGCATCAGATGGGTCATATTAAATTGATTAATATATGGACTGCTTGAATCATAACTTCCCCAGGAAGTATTGAATTGGCCATGGTTAGCCTGATTGACATATAAGCCAGCTTTAAATCCTTGGTAATCTGATGAATATTGAATTCGTTTGTAAGTAGCGAGGCCACCGTAAGATTGCATATCCATATCATGAACGCCCTGAATAACGAAATAATTAATGTCCTTTAAAGGCGCTAATATAGATGCGGGTTGGTATTGTCCATCAACCGGAGCAATAGCTACATATGCTTTTATATTGAAATTAAAATCAAATACTTCATTAGCGTTATCTGGAAAGTAAGGAAGCTTATTAAATAAAGCAGCATGCGACATCGCTTCACCACCTCTGGAATGCCCAATCAAAGCAATCTGATCCATATTGATACGGTTAAAAAATGGATTTGCCGGGTCTTTACTCCATTTTCGCCAGAGTTCAAGGTGTTTAAGCATAAGCCAGCCACGCGCACCATTTTCATCCTTAAAGCCTTTTTGATCCAGATCAGTAATGCTGGTATTTAAGAAATTTTCGTCTACAGAAGCAACAATATAGCCTTTACTTGCCAGTAGTTTCCCCAGATAATCATATCCTTCTTCTGACCAATCCTGTGCTAGATGATTGCCGTGAACAATTAATACTAAAGGAGCCTGCCCTTTAAAATTTTCAGGATACCATACCATTGCATTTAACGGCAATTGGGTCTTGTCGAATCCAAAATATCGGGTACGTAGTTTACCTGAAATACCATCCCATGATTTAAGAAGAAGTGACCCGTCAACAGAAGGTGTTATAATACGTGCCTCTTGGCCATAAATTGCCCGATGTTTATCTTTTCCTGATCCATAGGTTAAAAAAGCAACCTTATATTTACCTGGAAGCGCTGGATTAACAGCTTCAATAGGTGTTGGAAGTTTGCCGGACATTTTATAATTTTTTATAACAGGCTGTACACTTCCGGCGTATAAATAAAGATAACCGCCTATACTTAATCCTAAAATTCCAATT is part of the Chryseobacterium paludis genome and encodes:
- a CDS encoding cysteine hydrolase family protein, with amino-acid sequence MEDKKALLIIDLQNDYFEGGANALQGSLEASVNAKKLLENFRRKSLPVIHVQHFSTRAGSTFFIPHTKGVEIHENVTPIDGEKIIVKNYPNSFHQTDLLEYLRTNEIIELVICGMMTHMCVDSTTRAAKDFDFTCTLIGDACATKDLEIQGQNVAAGEVHKSFLAALSYFYSTVKNTDEYLNEI
- a CDS encoding nuclear transport factor 2 family protein, translating into MDIKNFAAQWINSWNSHDLEDILSHYADDIEITTPMIKTFTSGEDTLKGKEAVKRYWEKALEKVPDLHFELYEVTYGINSIALYYQSIMNKKAMEVMFLNEEGKVNKMFAFYTD
- a CDS encoding alpha/beta hydrolase, with the protein product MNEDNQLWKKLKKWLQPLKASVTPNRATLKAAGFGILISSVIFFILVSADKFLPAIGFGNFILFILISFLVSYFIGCILSWIAGLIGKTPPNFRQAIGFLLFFFFYLILITTTFRWVLVIFLILFPALTFGALFYWKSKSKSKTSWSLSQKITTSLSLLIGILGLSIGGYLYLYAGSVQPVIKNYKMSGKLPTPIEAVNPALPGKYKVAFLTYGSGKDKHRAIYGQEARIITPSVDGSLLLKSWDGISGKLRTRYFGFDKTQLPLNAMVWYPENFKGQAPLVLIVHGNHLAQDWSEEGYDYLGKLLASKGYIVASVDENFLNTSITDLDQKGFKDENGARGWLMLKHLELWRKWSKDPANPFFNRINMDQIALIGHSRGGEAMSHAALFNKLPYFPDNANEVFDFNFNIKAYVAIAPVDGQYQPASILAPLKDINYFVIQGVHDMDMQSYGGLATYKRIQYSSDYQGFKAGLYVNQANHGQFNTSWGSYDSSSPYINQFNMTHLMPEKEQQQIAKVYISAFLDVNLKGEMVYKPLFVDYRYGRKWLPNHIYFNQFENSETLFVARYEEDLNLSTTTLQGVSINIENLTLWREAQQKLIWNSEISRAAYIGWNHKETSNKPGRYTFNFNENIGQDLKGRALAFNLAESDEPSVAPKKEQKNKKDKKENPVKGDQQKQAIDFSIELTDQKGTHVRFLLSECAPLQPQLKKNLTKFSFFNDNGDAESIPDYFYFDLDILQKKYPTMDLNSLKSISFIFDKSPEGAIILDDVSFVKLSGPSN